A single Halarcobacter anaerophilus DNA region contains:
- a CDS encoding branched-chain amino acid ABC transporter substrate-binding protein: MKKIVKALALSGIVACSLFASDVVKVGVQAPITGKYANEGQSIDNFVKLLVDEKNKEGGLLGKKIEVVTCDDEAKAQKAAVCAKKLVNAGVFAVIGSYTSGATEAAQTTYYRNKVLQTSDGTSDSLIKKKYWTFFRNSFPNEAQSDFTADYFVNVKKYQKIVVLSDYSSYSNGLGDATENSIKKIGGNVIFRGKIKSGTQNFTAVLTKIKAMNPDVIYYSGYYTDGGLLRAQQLQLGINADFVGGDSNDNPDFYKLAGKASAGTIIINFPTPEILPYKEAKKYLSAYKREFGANPPSIWPVTNADGLRAIFEAAEKTNSLDTKTISDYIRNTMKDFPGITGPFNIREDGERVGAKFVVYKLNDNGTKDVVEQ, from the coding sequence ATGAAAAAGATTGTTAAAGCATTAGCTTTAAGTGGAATTGTAGCTTGCTCATTATTTGCAAGTGATGTAGTAAAAGTCGGAGTACAAGCACCAATTACGGGAAAATATGCAAATGAAGGTCAAAGTATCGATAACTTTGTTAAACTATTAGTTGACGAGAAAAACAAAGAGGGTGGACTTTTAGGTAAAAAAATCGAAGTTGTTACTTGTGATGATGAAGCAAAAGCTCAAAAAGCCGCTGTTTGTGCTAAAAAACTTGTAAATGCAGGTGTTTTTGCCGTAATCGGTTCATATACATCAGGAGCAACAGAAGCTGCACAAACAACATATTACAGAAATAAAGTATTACAAACAAGCGACGGAACAAGTGATTCTTTAATTAAGAAAAAATATTGGACTTTTTTTAGAAACTCATTCCCAAATGAGGCACAGAGTGATTTTACTGCTGACTATTTTGTAAATGTAAAAAAATATCAAAAAATAGTAGTTTTATCTGATTACTCTTCTTACTCAAACGGCTTGGGAGACGCAACAGAAAACTCAATTAAAAAAATCGGCGGAAATGTAATTTTCAGAGGAAAAATCAAATCCGGGACTCAAAACTTTACGGCAGTTCTTACTAAAATAAAAGCTATGAATCCCGACGTTATTTACTACTCTGGATATTATACGGACGGTGGACTACTTAGAGCACAACAACTTCAACTAGGAATAAATGCAGATTTTGTAGGCGGTGATTCAAATGATAATCCCGATTTTTATAAACTTGCAGGTAAAGCATCGGCAGGAACTATAATTATAAACTTCCCTACTCCTGAAATATTACCTTATAAAGAGGCAAAAAAATATCTATCTGCATATAAAAGAGAGTTTGGGGCAAACCCTCCTTCAATTTGGCCTGTAACAAATGCCGACGGATTAAGAGCTATTTTTGAAGCTGCTGAGAAAACAAACTCACTTGATACAAAAACAATCTCTGATTATATTAGAAATACTATGAAAGACTTCCCTGGAATTACAGGTCCCTTTAATATTAGAGAAGACGGAGAAAGAGTCGGAGCTAAATTCGTAGTATATAAATTGAACGATAACGGAACAAAAGACGTTGTTGAGCAATAA
- a CDS encoding EI24 domain-containing protein encodes MTKKNSEMLEGEVIILSIKDFFTKPMLKIALLPLVFTLIIMLVMFYTAAGYGFDSLQIYIEQTQNGQNVMIDEEAPFYFIWITSLMAFLFKYSITSWLVGFLIYTVGTIFIMMFSVFLTVIIIGFLTPTILNVLHKRHYSHIQTNGFGSFLSPVLIAIKSFIVMVLLFILFIPLYFIPFINLLAINLPFYYFFHKMLNYDVASTLLTEQEYRYIHSKKANTFRFRTLLLYFLSMIPSLMLFSAVFFIIYLGHGYFIELEKLKKVEDKNKLIEQDL; translated from the coding sequence TTGACTAAGAAGAATTCTGAAATGTTAGAAGGAGAAGTAATTATTTTAAGTATAAAAGATTTTTTTACGAAACCTATGCTTAAGATTGCACTTTTACCTCTTGTTTTTACTTTGATTATTATGTTAGTAATGTTTTATACGGCAGCAGGTTACGGGTTTGATTCCTTGCAAATATATATCGAACAGACTCAAAACGGGCAAAATGTTATGATAGATGAAGAAGCACCTTTTTACTTTATCTGGATTACCTCTTTAATGGCATTTTTATTTAAATACTCTATTACCTCATGGTTAGTAGGCTTTTTAATATATACTGTGGGAACAATTTTTATTATGATGTTTTCTGTCTTTTTGACTGTGATTATTATAGGTTTTTTAACTCCTACAATTTTAAATGTACTGCATAAAAGACACTATTCTCATATTCAAACAAATGGATTCGGCTCTTTTTTAAGTCCTGTTCTTATTGCAATAAAGAGTTTTATAGTAATGGTTTTACTTTTTATTCTTTTTATTCCTCTGTATTTTATACCTTTTATAAATCTTTTGGCAATAAATCTGCCTTTTTACTACTTTTTTCATAAAATGTTAAATTATGATGTTGCTTCAACACTTTTAACGGAACAAGAGTATAGATATATACACTCAAAAAAGGCAAATACTTTTAGATTTAGAACTTTGTTACTCTACTTTTTATCAATGATTCCTTCTTTAATGCTTTTTTCTGCCGTATTTTTTATAATATATTTAGGTCATGGATATTTTATAGAATTGGAAAAGTTAAAAAAAGTGGAAGATAAAAATAAGTTAATCGAACAGGATTTATAA
- a CDS encoding branched-chain amino acid ABC transporter permease, translating to MNKTTILATIFIVVMAVFPFLVDSTWLTIGITFLVFATVAFSQDIILGRAGVFNMGHAIFFGIGAYTTAILNVHFGFEIIETIPFAIIFPIIIAILLAGPIIHLRGDYLLVATIGFNIIFEQVLKNDVFGLTGGPNGIFGIDVVRIFGYELFSDTAIYYMAFILMILTLIIIRNLDNSRYGRALYYINKDEIAAKSMGINIPYYKLFAFALGAAIAGAAGSIFAVQYSAVSPESFNFMQSVMFFAIVLVGGSASLPGVIIGTFVMFVLPELFTEFKESRYLIFGAAMVLTMVLRPNGVWPATFGNIPKFLRPNKGAK from the coding sequence ATGAATAAAACAACAATATTAGCAACTATTTTTATAGTAGTAATGGCAGTTTTTCCGTTTTTAGTCGATTCTACCTGGCTTACTATCGGTATTACTTTTTTAGTATTTGCAACGGTTGCTTTTTCTCAAGATATAATTTTAGGAAGAGCAGGAGTATTTAATATGGGACATGCCATTTTCTTTGGTATAGGAGCATATACAACTGCTATTTTAAATGTGCATTTTGGATTTGAGATAATAGAAACAATCCCTTTTGCAATCATTTTCCCTATAATCATTGCCATTTTACTTGCAGGTCCTATTATACACCTAAGAGGAGATTATCTTTTAGTTGCAACTATCGGATTTAATATTATATTTGAACAAGTCCTAAAAAATGACGTATTTGGATTAACAGGCGGTCCAAACGGAATTTTCGGAATTGATGTGGTAAGAATTTTCGGATATGAACTATTCTCGGATACGGCAATTTATTATATGGCTTTTATTCTAATGATTTTAACTCTTATAATTATCAGAAATCTTGACAATTCAAGATACGGAAGAGCTTTATACTATATAAACAAAGATGAAATTGCGGCAAAATCTATGGGAATAAATATTCCTTATTATAAACTTTTTGCATTTGCATTAGGTGCTGCTATTGCAGGAGCCGCAGGAAGTATTTTTGCCGTTCAGTATTCAGCCGTAAGTCCCGAATCATTTAACTTTATGCAGTCTGTTATGTTCTTTGCAATCGTACTTGTAGGAGGTTCAGCCTCACTTCCGGGAGTTATTATAGGTACTTTCGTAATGTTCGTACTGCCTGAACTTTTTACTGAATTTAAAGAATCAAGATATCTGATTTTCGGTGCTGCTATGGTTTTAACTATGGTTTTAAGACCGAACGGTGTCTGGCCTGCAACTTTTGGAAATATACCGAAGTTTTTAAGACCTAACAAAGGAGCTAAATAA
- a CDS encoding ABC transporter ATP-binding protein, producing the protein MVNNEILLEVKDLEVSYGAIAAIKGISLHVNRGEVVTILGANGAGKTTTLRTISGLLKAKAGHIIFDKNDITKSEAHDIVALGMSHSPEGRRVFGTLSVEENLMMGAYTLKNHDKETLEWIYDILPRLKERKKQLAGTLSGGEQQMLAIGRAIMSKPKLLILDEPSLGLAPILIKAIFKAVKQIAQSGVTVLLVEQNAKAALKLADRAYVLEVGKITHEGTAQELLNSKTIQEAYLGKKH; encoded by the coding sequence ATGGTAAACAATGAAATTCTATTAGAAGTAAAAGATTTAGAAGTTAGTTACGGTGCCATTGCCGCAATAAAAGGTATCTCTTTACATGTAAACAGAGGTGAAGTAGTAACAATTCTAGGGGCAAACGGTGCGGGAAAAACCACAACTCTTAGAACAATATCAGGTCTTTTAAAAGCAAAAGCAGGTCATATTATTTTTGATAAAAACGATATTACCAAATCCGAAGCCCATGATATTGTTGCCCTTGGAATGTCTCACTCACCTGAAGGAAGACGGGTTTTCGGAACTTTAAGTGTAGAAGAGAACCTTATGATGGGAGCATATACTTTAAAAAATCACGATAAGGAGACACTAGAGTGGATATATGATATTTTACCTAGATTAAAAGAGAGAAAAAAACAGCTTGCAGGTACTCTTTCAGGAGGAGAACAACAAATGTTGGCAATCGGAAGAGCAATCATGTCAAAACCGAAATTATTGATTTTGGACGAGCCATCTTTAGGTTTGGCACCGATTTTAATTAAAGCAATTTTCAAAGCAGTAAAACAGATTGCACAAAGCGGTGTTACGGTGTTATTAGTTGAACAAAATGCAAAAGCGGCTTTAAAATTAGCTGATAGAGCATATGTTTTAGAAGTAGGGAAAATTACCCATGAAGGTACAGCGCAAGAGTTATTAAATTCTAAAACAATACAAGAAGCCTATTTGGGTAAAAAACATTAA
- a CDS encoding cache domain-containing protein — protein sequence MITKIHFTEVEVKFISEKNISKMIIYIFIIIMTTMIFLISYFYVKNTYEDFEIQMEKFVQDQYDDQKSALKKEINTIIDIINYNATKSDEDERELKADTVRLLNNIKFNRDKSNYIFVYQIMNMQGGDNFAKLLVNPNRPDLLGKPISTNYKDSNGKKFREAFLKDIRQKGESFTKYTYNKVYTNEAKMKLSYFRYFKRWNWVIAVGVYVDDIEKEIAINKEHLKKRVQNQVFQNILLFLLFLSMAIVISILISQKIDEVLKSYQESVHSKSQELKELNETLEKRVEQEIEKNREHEQLLVQKSRFIALGEMISNIAHQWRQPLSELSTILMFIKFKYNMGQLDEELMKKKSKEADRVLEYMSHTIDDFRNFFMPKKAKEQFSLKTAMDSIMTIVSSSLSNNRISITICIDNNLKLNTYLNEFEQVILNIITNAKDILIKNKIKKPWIKIDSKEVDENIIIIVEDNGGGIKVEPKSKIFEPYFTTKNGSDGTGIGLYMSKIIVEKNMKGELKVKEGKAGARFEIILPK from the coding sequence ATGATAACAAAAATCCATTTTACGGAAGTTGAAGTGAAGTTTATTAGCGAAAAAAATATCTCAAAAATGATAATCTACATTTTTATAATCATTATGACTACAATGATTTTTCTAATCTCTTATTTTTATGTAAAAAATACTTATGAAGATTTTGAAATTCAGATGGAAAAATTTGTCCAAGATCAATATGATGATCAAAAAAGTGCTTTGAAAAAAGAGATTAACACTATTATTGATATTATAAATTATAATGCAACTAAAAGTGACGAAGATGAAAGGGAGTTAAAAGCAGATACCGTAAGACTTCTAAATAATATAAAATTTAACAGAGATAAAAGCAACTATATTTTCGTATATCAAATTATGAATATGCAAGGAGGAGATAATTTTGCAAAACTTTTGGTAAATCCAAACAGACCCGATCTTTTGGGAAAACCTATCTCAACAAACTATAAAGACAGCAACGGCAAAAAATTTAGAGAAGCTTTTTTAAAAGATATAAGACAAAAGGGTGAATCTTTTACTAAATATACTTATAATAAAGTTTATACCAATGAAGCTAAAATGAAGCTTTCTTATTTTAGATATTTTAAAAGATGGAATTGGGTTATTGCCGTGGGAGTTTATGTTGATGATATAGAAAAAGAGATTGCGATAAACAAAGAGCATCTGAAAAAAAGAGTTCAAAACCAAGTTTTCCAAAATATTCTTCTTTTTTTACTTTTCCTTTCTATGGCAATAGTAATCTCTATTTTAATCTCACAAAAAATCGATGAGGTTTTAAAAAGTTATCAAGAGAGTGTTCACTCAAAATCTCAGGAATTAAAAGAGTTAAATGAGACTTTGGAAAAAAGAGTAGAGCAGGAGATAGAAAAAAACAGAGAACATGAACAGTTGCTGGTACAAAAATCAAGATTTATTGCTTTAGGAGAGATGATCTCAAATATTGCCCATCAATGGAGACAACCTTTGTCGGAGCTTTCTACAATACTTATGTTTATAAAATTCAAATACAATATGGGGCAGCTTGATGAAGAGTTAATGAAAAAAAAATCAAAAGAGGCAGACAGGGTTTTAGAATATATGTCTCATACTATAGATGATTTTAGAAACTTTTTTATGCCTAAAAAAGCAAAAGAGCAATTTAGTTTAAAAACAGCAATGGATTCTATTATGACTATAGTTTCAAGTTCTTTATCAAACAATAGAATTAGTATTACAATTTGTATAGATAATAATCTAAAGTTGAATACCTATTTAAATGAGTTTGAACAGGTTATTTTAAATATTATTACAAATGCAAAAGATATTCTAATAAAAAACAAAATAAAAAAACCCTGGATAAAAATAGATAGTAAAGAGGTAGACGAAAATATAATTATAATCGTAGAAGATAACGGCGGAGGTATAAAAGTAGAGCCCAAAAGCAAAATTTTCGAACCCTATTTTACGACAAAAAATGGCAGTGACGGTACAGGAATAGGGCTTTATATGTCAAAAATTATTGTTGAAAAAAATATGAAAGGGGAATTAAAAGTAAAAGAGGGGAAAGCTGGAGCAAGATTTGAAATAATCTTGCCTAAATAG
- a CDS encoding NUDIX domain-containing protein codes for MIKTPFLATDGIIELYDENNNFKGIVLIQRLNKPHGLALPGGFVDIGEKVEDALKREMKEETSLDVEIKRLQNIYSDPKRDPRFHTASAVYICKSKGEPKANDDAKEVYIYDLDKIPLDKLVFDHKKIIEDYLLSKEQIL; via the coding sequence ATGATAAAAACTCCTTTTTTGGCAACTGACGGAATTATAGAATTATATGATGAAAACAATAATTTTAAAGGTATAGTTTTAATACAAAGATTAAATAAACCTCACGGTTTGGCACTTCCAGGAGGTTTTGTAGATATAGGAGAAAAAGTTGAAGATGCCCTAAAAAGAGAGATGAAAGAGGAGACCTCTTTGGATGTAGAGATAAAAAGACTTCAAAACATATATTCAGATCCAAAAAGAGATCCCAGATTTCATACAGCCTCGGCAGTTTATATTTGTAAATCAAAAGGAGAACCAAAAGCGAATGATGATGCAAAAGAGGTATATATCTACGATTTAGATAAAATTCCTTTGGATAAGTTGGTATTTGACCATAAAAAAATTATAGAAGATTATCTTCTTTCAAAAGAGCAAATTTTGTGA
- a CDS encoding radical SAM/SPASM domain-containing protein, protein MRVFKKRFALFIKIGKNIKKFRKVHIEITNICNLKCSFCPPKLLPNNTMSLDFFEKINKELKEVTNELAYHIVGDPLVLSNLDKYLNISLNNGLKVNITTTANNLENKHFDILMNRAIKQINFSINSYNANSHKKSLDEYLNPILDFIEYAVKKKQHFFINLRIWNLDDSKSAKEFNKEVFLRINKRFQSSIDIDEVYQNRPKNIRVARMVFLNFDDYFQWPSLKNEFVSKKGFCYGLDSHFGILSSGKVIPCCLDKDGIIDLGNLQKESLLDILNSKRVLDIQKGFKKGEVVEELCQKCSYRRRFD, encoded by the coding sequence ATTAGAGTCTTTAAAAAGAGATTTGCCTTATTTATTAAGATAGGAAAAAATATAAAAAAGTTTAGAAAAGTTCATATTGAAATAACAAATATCTGTAATCTGAAATGTAGTTTTTGTCCTCCTAAACTACTTCCAAACAATACTATGAGTTTAGATTTTTTTGAAAAAATAAACAAAGAGTTAAAAGAGGTAACCAATGAATTGGCTTATCATATTGTAGGAGACCCTTTGGTCTTAAGCAACTTGGATAAATATTTGAATATAAGTTTAAACAACGGTTTAAAAGTAAATATTACGACAACTGCAAATAATTTGGAAAATAAACATTTTGATATTTTGATGAATAGGGCAATAAAGCAGATAAATTTTTCAATAAACTCATATAATGCAAACTCCCATAAAAAAAGTTTGGATGAATATTTAAATCCAATTTTGGATTTTATAGAGTATGCAGTAAAAAAGAAGCAACACTTTTTTATAAATCTTAGAATCTGGAATTTAGATGATTCTAAAAGTGCAAAAGAGTTTAATAAAGAGGTTTTTTTAAGAATAAACAAAAGATTTCAAAGCAGTATTGATATTGATGAAGTTTATCAAAACAGACCGAAAAATATAAGAGTTGCAAGAATGGTATTTCTAAATTTTGACGATTATTTTCAATGGCCTAGTTTAAAAAACGAGTTTGTATCAAAAAAGGGTTTTTGTTACGGTTTGGACTCTCATTTTGGGATTTTAAGTAGCGGAAAAGTGATACCTTGTTGTTTGGATAAAGATGGTATTATAGATTTAGGAAATTTACAAAAAGAGAGTCTGCTTGATATTCTAAATTCAAAAAGAGTTTTAGATATACAAAAAGGGTTTAAAAAAGGTGAAGTAGTAGAAGAACTTTGCCAAAAATGCAGTTATAGGAGAAGATTTGACTAA
- a CDS encoding ABC transporter ATP-binding protein — translation MEYVLEIENVSKFFHGLVAIDDLTIKVKPGQIYGIIGPNGAGKTTLFNCVTGIYTPEEGTIKYKGENITGMEPHKIAGRGILRTFQNIRLFKEMSVAENIMAGYHTKSKQKWYHAIIHTPFYKKDEKKAWEKVEELMKFFGLSKYAMTPTGDLSYGNQRKVEMARALAADPELLILDEPAAGLNENETKELTEIIRSISKMDIGIMMIEHDMEMVMSLTDYITVINFGKEISQGVPSFVQDDPRVIEAYIGSDDDEDEE, via the coding sequence ATGGAATATGTATTAGAAATAGAAAACGTATCTAAATTTTTCCACGGTTTAGTTGCCATTGACGATCTAACAATAAAAGTAAAACCAGGGCAAATATATGGAATCATAGGTCCAAACGGTGCGGGAAAAACTACTCTTTTTAACTGTGTAACAGGTATTTATACTCCAGAAGAAGGAACTATAAAATACAAAGGTGAAAATATCACGGGAATGGAACCTCATAAAATTGCAGGTCGAGGTATTTTAAGAACTTTTCAAAACATAAGACTTTTTAAAGAGATGAGTGTTGCAGAAAATATTATGGCAGGATACCACACAAAATCAAAACAAAAATGGTACCACGCAATTATCCATACGCCTTTTTACAAAAAAGATGAAAAAAAAGCTTGGGAAAAAGTTGAAGAACTAATGAAATTTTTCGGTTTAAGCAAATATGCCATGACTCCTACAGGAGATCTCTCTTACGGGAATCAAAGAAAAGTCGAAATGGCAAGAGCCCTTGCAGCAGATCCCGAACTTTTAATTTTAGATGAACCGGCTGCAGGTCTTAATGAAAATGAGACAAAAGAGCTTACAGAGATTATTAGAAGTATAAGCAAAATGGATATCGGTATTATGATGATTGAACATGATATGGAAATGGTAATGAGTCTAACAGATTATATAACTGTAATTAACTTCGGAAAAGAGATCTCGCAAGGAGTTCCGAGTTTTGTTCAAGATGACCCAAGAGTTATTGAAGCCTATATAGGTTCAGACGATGATGAGGATGAGGAGTAG
- a CDS encoding branched-chain amino acid ABC transporter permease, which produces MDIFLQQLINGLTIGSLYALVALGYTMVYGVMKLINFAHGDLVAFSAYVGLTIFSQLFGSSASSFVNVIIIFVLTSIIVAFVGVLLERLAYRPLRTAPRLSAVVSALGASLVIQNGIMLIWGPNMQIFPADLLPNTTWNFGGVIITFTQLCILILSAVLMAALFIFINKTKMGTAIRATAIDQDAAKLMGINVNKVITLIFIIGSMLGAIGGLFIGLYYRALTFDMGWLYGLNAFIAAIIGGIGSIPGAMIGGLLLGLFNALIAGYISTEWAETFTFILLIIILIVRPTGILGEKTAEKV; this is translated from the coding sequence ATGGATATTTTTCTTCAACAGTTAATTAACGGTTTAACTATAGGAAGTCTATATGCATTGGTTGCTTTAGGTTATACAATGGTCTATGGGGTAATGAAGTTAATCAACTTCGCCCATGGAGACCTTGTCGCCTTCTCAGCATATGTAGGGCTTACTATTTTCTCACAACTATTTGGAAGCAGTGCAAGTTCTTTTGTGAATGTAATTATTATTTTCGTATTGACTTCTATTATTGTGGCTTTTGTGGGTGTTCTTCTTGAGCGTCTGGCATATAGGCCTTTAAGAACGGCACCGAGACTTAGTGCTGTAGTTTCGGCATTAGGAGCATCTTTAGTTATTCAAAACGGAATTATGCTTATTTGGGGTCCGAATATGCAAATTTTCCCGGCAGATTTACTTCCAAATACAACTTGGAACTTTGGCGGAGTAATTATTACTTTCACGCAATTATGTATTTTAATTTTATCTGCCGTTTTAATGGCTGCTTTGTTTATTTTTATTAATAAAACAAAAATGGGAACGGCAATCAGAGCAACGGCAATAGACCAAGATGCGGCAAAACTAATGGGTATAAACGTAAATAAAGTAATTACCCTGATTTTCATAATAGGTTCAATGCTTGGAGCAATAGGCGGTTTGTTTATCGGTTTATATTATAGAGCTTTAACTTTTGATATGGGATGGCTTTATGGATTAAATGCCTTTATTGCAGCAATTATAGGAGGTATAGGTTCAATCCCGGGAGCTATGATAGGCGGTCTTTTATTAGGATTGTTTAATGCTTTAATTGCAGGATATATTTCGACGGAATGGGCGGAAACCTTTACTTTTATTTTACTGATTATAATTTTAATTGTAAGACCTACAGGTATCTTAGGTGAAAAAACGGCGGAGAAAGTATAA
- a CDS encoding PAS domain-containing sensor histidine kinase, with the protein MTNFLEKNLNEILESSFELSNQGIIWLNKDGKFVFANENALVKLEYSLEELQELKIWDIDAVIDSKEKYLEVFERFKNGEVGAHSNIVETTHKKKSGEVFPVEVVSKFKIIDNQEFVISFSKDITHRLKRTEKINLYFELINSSRDMIFLVDLENEKIEFANKIVCKSLGYSLDELKEMKISQIRKPFEDVKNNDVRDIFTKIKTKKNLITFGIYEAKDGSTIPVETSLQLKNYLGKSFVTAISRNISDRIEIENKKEELNQKLKEYNRTLQHEISKVKKELIEYEIIMKKQSKMAAMGEMIENIAHQWRQPLSGVSVLASGMILQNEEGILDKELLTSGLNTIHEQVQYLSKTIDDFRNFFKPDKEKNIFKVENLVENAIKLIRSRFNSVSIIFIKDLEELELFTYENELLQVILNIISNAVDELVRKRNKKIVSLKSYRNENSIILEIKDSAGGIDEKILDRIFEPYFTTKHKYHGTGIGLYMSKNIIKHIHGKLEAYNDIIEYENRTYKGACFKIRLPLSIIRGTKNG; encoded by the coding sequence ATGACCAATTTTTTAGAAAAAAATCTTAATGAAATTTTAGAATCCTCTTTTGAATTATCCAATCAAGGAATAATTTGGCTTAACAAAGACGGAAAATTTGTTTTTGCAAATGAAAATGCTTTGGTTAAACTTGAATACTCTTTAGAAGAACTTCAGGAGCTTAAAATCTGGGATATAGATGCTGTTATAGATAGCAAAGAAAAATACTTGGAAGTTTTTGAAAGATTTAAAAACGGTGAAGTGGGAGCTCATTCGAATATTGTAGAGACGACACATAAAAAAAAGAGTGGAGAAGTTTTTCCTGTAGAGGTTGTATCCAAATTTAAAATAATCGATAATCAAGAATTTGTTATCTCTTTTTCTAAAGATATTACTCATAGATTAAAAAGAACGGAAAAGATAAATCTCTATTTTGAATTGATAAACTCTTCAAGGGATATGATATTTTTAGTTGATTTAGAGAATGAAAAAATAGAGTTTGCCAATAAAATAGTGTGTAAAAGTTTGGGATATTCTCTTGATGAGTTAAAAGAGATGAAAATTTCTCAAATAAGAAAACCTTTTGAAGATGTGAAAAACAACGATGTCCGAGATATTTTTACTAAAATCAAAACTAAAAAGAATTTAATAACTTTCGGTATTTATGAAGCAAAAGACGGTTCTACAATTCCCGTGGAGACCTCTTTACAGTTAAAAAACTATTTGGGAAAAAGTTTTGTTACGGCAATTTCAAGGAATATAAGTGACAGAATTGAAATTGAGAATAAAAAAGAGGAATTGAATCAGAAACTAAAAGAGTATAACAGAACTTTACAACATGAAATAAGCAAAGTAAAAAAAGAACTTATTGAGTATGAAATTATAATGAAAAAACAGTCAAAAATGGCAGCAATGGGTGAAATGATAGAAAATATTGCCCATCAATGGAGACAACCTTTATCAGGAGTTTCCGTATTGGCAAGCGGAATGATATTGCAAAATGAAGAGGGAATTTTAGATAAAGAGCTTTTAACTTCAGGACTTAATACAATTCACGAACAAGTACAGTATTTGTCTAAAACTATTGATGATTTTAGGAACTTTTTTAAACCTGATAAAGAGAAAAATATCTTTAAAGTGGAAAATTTGGTTGAAAATGCCATCAAACTTATAAGATCAAGATTTAATAGTGTTTCTATAATTTTTATAAAAGATTTAGAAGAGCTTGAACTTTTTACCTATGAAAATGAACTTTTGCAAGTTATATTAAATATTATAAGTAATGCAGTTGATGAATTGGTTAGAAAAAGAAATAAAAAAATCGTATCTTTAAAATCTTATAGAAACGAAAACTCAATAATTTTGGAAATTAAAGATAGTGCAGGGGGGATAGATGAAAAAATACTTGATAGAATTTTTGAACCCTATTTTACTACAAAACATAAATATCACGGAACGGGAATAGGGCTTTATATGTCAAAAAATATTATAAAACATATTCATGGAAAACTTGAAGCTTACAATGATATTATAGAGTATGAAAATAGAACTTACAAAGGGGCATGTTTTAAAATAAGATTACCTTTGTCGATTATTAGAGGAACAAAAAATGGATGA
- a CDS encoding response regulator translates to MDKSLISKLSNFSLLYVEDEEGIRNNIYEILRHLFKKTFVAKNAKEAYNMYQSNRPDLIITDIKMPNETGIDLIKKIRKRDSKVRVIITSAYTDLDYMLDATELHLVKYIIKPITENKLKEAFEAFIKSYDDSKVFNLKEGWLFDASKSIIQNEEIEYKLTKKENLFLKLLLKKNRIITYQEMENVIWNEDNIMTPNAMRLFIKNFRKKLPSNVLRNVQGTGYRLVL, encoded by the coding sequence ATGGATAAATCACTAATTTCTAAACTTAGTAACTTTTCCCTTTTATATGTGGAAGATGAAGAGGGAATAAGAAATAACATATATGAAATTCTTAGACATCTATTTAAAAAGACTTTTGTCGCAAAAAATGCAAAGGAAGCATATAATATGTATCAGTCAAATCGTCCCGATTTGATAATTACCGATATTAAAATGCCGAATGAAACAGGAATCGATTTAATAAAAAAAATCAGAAAAAGAGACAGCAAAGTAAGAGTTATAATAACTTCTGCGTACACTGATTTAGATTATATGTTAGATGCAACGGAACTGCATTTAGTAAAATATATTATAAAACCTATTACCGAAAATAAATTAAAAGAGGCCTTTGAAGCTTTTATAAAAAGTTATGATGACTCAAAAGTTTTCAATTTAAAAGAGGGATGGCTGTTTGATGCTAGTAAATCTATAATTCAGAATGAAGAGATTGAGTATAAATTAACAAAAAAAGAGAATCTGTTTTTAAAACTTCTTCTTAAGAAAAACAGAATAATCACTTACCAAGAGATGGAAAACGTAATTTGGAACGAAGATAATATTATGACACCAAATGCAATGAGACTCTTTATAAAAAACTTTAGAAAAAAACTTCCTTCTAATGTACTAAGAAATGTTCAAGGAACAGGATATAGATTAGTTTTATAA